A region from the Hemitrygon akajei unplaced genomic scaffold, sHemAka1.3 Scf000082, whole genome shotgun sequence genome encodes:
- the LOC140722634 gene encoding NACHT, LRR and PYD domains-containing protein 3-like isoform X2: MDQGAGIGGVPLMSTSGKDTGPSSVITELLASWDDFQLLQLTDFYRDRLEQAMEGGVHGVSLALTAENQFSREEHRKISDLADKGERADSSKLLLSLVMEKGSRARRVMWETFVKMRIGVPKFDKILKEIQEHGCVPVRRPVPEIPRELKDVQQKHKETLRAQTETLRVNMILMTEKVNVFQLVDRYAELTVISTVRDRRLVEHELLARGRDHEEWRETHLRGLLEKLRKVQLFQSSFSRSKSKSGSSAAVAGVPGIGKTTMVQKIVYDWATGKIYQQFQFVFSFKFRELNSINCTINLRELILDQYPYFRNILREVWKNPEGLLFIFDGLDEFNDKIDFADSQRDTEPQSTCTDPEFKCKVSDIVYSLIQHKLLPGCSVLVTTRPTALHLLEKAEISIWAEILGFVGEERKNYFIRHFEDQTVAAAVFKHVKENEILYTMSYNPSYCWILALALGPFFTQRVRDPQRFPKTITQLYSYYIYNILKNHGREIENPRDVLLRVGQMAFRGVSEKKIVFTDGDLINHNLQPSQFLSGFLMELLEREDSARCVVYTFPHLTIQEFVAAVAQFLIPDGRDIMKLLTEAHCVKDGRFEVFLRFVAGLSNPMTARGLEEFLGPFPHQTTCRVIDWVQEEVKRRSRNTRSEAGKRRLLNTLHYLFESSNRGLAQTALGSVKKLSFSEMTLTPVDCAVLSHVIGLCDTIKHLNLENCHIQCEGIQGLGPELHKCQKLRLGRNKLGDSGVKLVSAALRNPECKIQTLGLASNQFSESGEKELRYRRGVRPRLSVIV, encoded by the exons atggatcaAGGTGCGGGCATTGGAGGAGTTCCACTGATGTCCACATCGGGAAAGGACACGG GTCCGAGCTCAGtgatcaccgagctcctggcaagctgggatgatttccagctgctgcagttgacggacttctaccgggacaggctggagcaggcgatggaaggaggggtgcacggagtgagcctggcgttaacggccgagaatcagttcagcagagaggaacatcgg aaaatctctgatctcgctgataagggagagcgggcggacagttctaaactcctcctgagcctggtgatggagaaaggctcccgcgcccggagggtgatgtgggaaacctttgtgaaaatgaGGATTGGAGTCCCAAAGTTtgacaaaatactgaaagaaatacaggaacaTG GTTGTGTTCCGGTCCGTCGACCCGTACCGGAGATTCCCAGGGAACTGAAAG atgttcaacagaaacacaaggagactctgcgggcacaaactgaaacactgagagtgaacatgatcctgatgacggagaaggtgaatgttttccagctggttgatcgatacgctgaactcacggtcatttctactgttcgagatcggagactggtggaacatgagctgctggccagaggcagagaccacgaggagtggagagaaacACATCTCCGCGGACTCCTGGAAAAACTCCGGAAGGttcagttgttccagagcagcttttcccggagtaaatccaaatctgggagttcggcagcagtggccggtgtcccggggatcgggaaaacaacaatggtacaaaagatcgtttatgactgggccacgggaaaaatataccaacaattccagtttgtcttcagtttcaaattccgggagttaaactccattaactgcacAATAAActtgagggaactgattctggatcaataTCCTTACTTCAGGAATatactgagagaggtctggaagaacccagagggattgttattcatattcgatggtttggatgaattcaacgacaaaattgattttgctgacagtcagaGAGACACAGAACCTCAgtccacatgcacagatcctgaattcaagtgcaaggtgtctgacattgtatacagtttaatccagcacaagctgctcccagggtgttcagtgcttgtgaccacccgtcccactgcgttacatttattggaaaaggcagagatcagtatctgggctgaaatcctgggatttgttggtgaggaacggaagaactatttcatcagacattttgaagatcagacggtggcggcaGCTGTCTTCAAGcatgtgaaggagaacgagatcctgtacaccatgagctacaacccctcctactgctggatcctcgctctggcactgggccccttcttcacacaaagagtcagggacccgcagcgatttcccaagaccatcacccaactgtactcctactatatttacaacatcctgaaaaaccacggccgtgagattgagaacccccgtgatgtgttactcagggttggtcagatggccttcagaggagtgtccgagaagaaaattgtgtttacagatggagatttgatcaaccacaatctgcagccttcccagttcctgtccgggttcctgatggagcttttggagagagaggattctgcccggtgtgtggtgtacacattcccacacctcactatccaagagtttgtagctgcagtcgcacaattcctgatccCAGATGGCAGAGATATtatgaaactcctcactgaagcccactgCGTGAaggatgggcgatttgaggtatttctccgttttgttgctggtctctccaacccaatgacagctcggggcctggaggagtttctgggtccatttcctcatcaaacaacctgccgggtgattgactgggtacaggaggaggttaaacgccggaGTAGAAACAcgaggagtgaagctggtaaaaggagactcctaaacacattgcactacctatTTGAGTCTTCGAATCGTGGACTTGCTCAgaccgcactgggatctgtgaaaaaactttcattcagtgaaatgacactgaccccggtggactgcgcggtcctgtctcatgtcatcggactctgtgatacaataaaacacctcaacctggagaactgccacattcagtgtgaaggaattcAGGGGCTGGGACCCGagctgcacaagtgccagaagttgag